The proteins below are encoded in one region of Pseudoduganella armeniaca:
- a CDS encoding 5-(carboxyamino)imidazole ribonucleotide synthase gives MKPDTAQRVDFAALAEPQFLPAVPSANPPTWLGVMGGGQLGRMFAQAAQQMGYQVVVLEPAADCPAGQVAQRLINAGYTDGPALDELVAQCAAVTTEFENVPADSLARLAQQIFVAPNAAGVSVAQDRIAEKTFFVGCAEKSGVLPAPHKVIASQADIDAIGDELLPGILKTVRMGYDGKGQVRVASREDVRAAFESMGGVTCLLEKMLPLAYEISVLTARGVDGQSVVYPIAENVHRDGILFTTTVPGPNVSIECAQKAQAAATAFVAELGYVGVLCIEFFVLTDGSLVVNEMAPRPHNSGHYTMDACITSQFAQQVRAMARLPLGDVRQHSPAVMLNILGDVWFEGETYREPSWDKVVALPGANLHLYGKDDPRPGRKMGHVTFVGHTLDDAQRQFEAACAILGIAP, from the coding sequence ATGAAGCCAGATACGGCCCAGCGCGTCGACTTTGCCGCGCTGGCCGAGCCACAATTTTTACCCGCCGTCCCCAGCGCCAATCCGCCCACGTGGCTGGGCGTGATGGGCGGCGGCCAGCTGGGCCGTATGTTCGCGCAGGCGGCCCAGCAGATGGGTTACCAGGTCGTTGTACTGGAACCCGCCGCCGACTGCCCCGCCGGGCAGGTCGCGCAGCGCCTGATCAACGCTGGCTATACCGATGGCCCGGCGCTGGACGAACTGGTCGCGCAGTGCGCGGCCGTCACGACCGAATTCGAGAACGTCCCGGCGGACAGCCTGGCGCGCCTGGCGCAGCAGATCTTTGTCGCGCCGAACGCCGCCGGTGTCTCGGTGGCGCAGGACCGCATCGCCGAGAAGACCTTCTTTGTCGGCTGCGCCGAAAAATCCGGCGTGCTGCCGGCGCCGCACAAGGTGATCGCGTCGCAGGCGGACATCGACGCCATCGGCGACGAGCTGCTCCCCGGCATCCTGAAGACGGTGCGCATGGGCTACGACGGCAAGGGCCAGGTGCGCGTGGCGTCCCGCGAGGACGTGCGCGCCGCGTTCGAGTCGATGGGTGGCGTCACCTGCCTGCTTGAAAAAATGCTGCCGCTGGCCTACGAGATCTCCGTGCTGACGGCGCGCGGCGTGGACGGCCAGTCGGTGGTCTACCCGATCGCCGAGAACGTCCACCGCGACGGCATCCTGTTCACGACCACCGTGCCGGGACCGAACGTGTCGATCGAATGCGCGCAAAAAGCGCAGGCTGCCGCGACCGCGTTCGTCGCCGAGCTGGGTTACGTCGGCGTGCTGTGCATCGAGTTCTTCGTGCTGACGGACGGTTCGCTGGTGGTGAACGAGATGGCGCCGCGCCCGCACAACTCCGGCCACTACACGATGGACGCGTGCATCACCAGCCAGTTCGCCCAGCAGGTGCGGGCGATGGCGCGGCTGCCGCTGGGCGATGTGCGCCAGCATTCGCCGGCCGTCATGCTCAATATCCTGGGCGACGTCTGGTTCGAGGGCGAGACATACCGCGAGCCAAGCTGGGACAAGGTCGTCGCGCTGCCGGGTGCCAACCTGCACCTGTACGGCAAGGACGATCCGCGCCCGGGCCGCAAGATGGGCCACGTGACCTTCGTCGGCCACACCCTGGACGATGCGCAGCGCCAGTTCGAGGCCGCCTGCGCCATCCTGGGAATCGCGCCGTGA